Proteins from a single region of Amblyomma americanum isolate KBUSLIRL-KWMA chromosome 10, ASM5285725v1, whole genome shotgun sequence:
- the LOC144106599 gene encoding uncharacterized protein LOC144106599 yields the protein MNQPSDAGSPTVAVLDVKLPPFWTGDPELWFVQVESQFAARRITADSTKYHHVVGSLPPATASEVRDLLLTPPAENAYQTLKETLIRRVTPTEPERLQQLLREAELGDRRPSQLLRHMQQLAGGTTASDGRLVRELFLQRLPTSVRIGLTASGETDLAKMAELADKLMAVAVPTVASVHADAPSANSLQEIREEISRLADTVAALHSSGNQRPRQRTASQPQQRRVCWYHRKFGNAARNCVPPCENSGNAPGQR from the coding sequence ATGAACCAGCCAAGCGACGCCGGCAGTCCCACGGTAGCCGTACTTGACGTGAAGCTACCTCCGTTTTGGACTGGCGACCCGGAACTTTGGTTCGTGCAAGTTGAGTCGCAGTTCGCTGCACGCCGCATCACTGCTGACAGCACTAAATACCACCACGTGGTGGGCAGCCTTCCGCCTGCGACAGCCAGCGAGGTGCGGGACCTACTGCTAACACCACCCGCAGAGAACGCCTACCAGACGCTAAAAGAGACACTGATTCGCCGTGTCACACCTACAGAGCCGGAGCGTCTCCAGCAGCTACTGCGGGAGGCCGAACTTGGCGACCGCCGGCCCAGCCAGTTGCTACGCCACATGCAACAACTGGCCGGCGGCACGACTGCAAGCGACGGCCGTTTGGTGCGGGAACTGTTCCTGCAAAGGCTTCCCACAAGCGTACGGATAGGCCTCACGGCGTCGGGCGAGACAGACCTTGCCAAGATGGCCGAGCTCGCCGACAAACTCATGGCTGTCGCCGTGCCCACAGTCGCGTCGGTGCACGCAGACGCACCGTCCGCCAATTCCCTGCAAGAGATACGAGAGGAAATTTCTCGCCTCGCAGACACCGTCGCAGCGCTGCACTCGAGCGGCAACCAGCGACCACGACAGCGTACCGCATCACAACCACAACAACGCAGGGTGTGCTGGTACCACCGCAAATTCGGCAACGCTGCGCGGAACTGTGTGCCGCCCTGTGAAAATTCGGGAAACGCCCCAGGCCAGCGCTGA